Proteins co-encoded in one Senegalia massiliensis genomic window:
- a CDS encoding ParA family protein, with translation MGKVISIFNQKGGIGKSTTTINLGAGLSKKGYRVLLVDLDPQSNTTIGVGVDSEILDKTIYDLLTNKNDNKHEIMKVVQFTEYEKLDVLPSDITLSNAEITLSNAMSRESVLSKILNKIKDDYDYILLDCPPSLGLLSINGLVASDGVIIPVATSFFSIKGIKHLLDTIELVQDNLKPELEIIGVLITMFDSRKKISKDIRSQLVEAFGDKVFKTVIRINSEIEYSQDNKTPVIFYNQSCNGYLDYMNFTKEVLNYE, from the coding sequence ATGGGAAAAGTAATAAGTATTTTTAATCAAAAGGGTGGCATAGGTAAAAGTACTACTACTATAAATTTAGGTGCTGGACTGTCTAAGAAAGGTTATAGAGTTTTATTAGTAGATTTAGATCCTCAAAGTAATACAACAATAGGTGTGGGAGTAGATTCTGAAATATTAGATAAAACTATCTATGATCTATTAACAAATAAAAATGATAATAAACATGAAATTATGAAAGTAGTACAATTTACTGAGTATGAAAAATTAGATGTATTACCTAGTGATATTACTTTATCTAATGCTGAAATTACTTTATCCAATGCTATGAGTAGAGAAAGTGTACTTAGTAAAATATTGAATAAAATTAAAGATGATTATGACTATATTTTATTAGATTGTCCTCCTTCATTGGGACTTTTGAGTATAAATGGATTAGTTGCTTCAGATGGAGTTATAATTCCTGTAGCTACATCATTTTTTAGTATAAAAGGGATTAAGCATTTATTAGATACTATAGAATTAGTTCAAGATAATTTAAAACCTGAATTAGAAATAATAGGAGTACTTATTACAATGTTTGATTCAAGAAAAAAAATATCTAAAGATATAAGAAGTCAATTAGTAGAAGCTTTCGGGGATAAAGTATTTAAAACGGTTATTAGAATAAATAGTGAAATTGAATATAGCCAAGATAATAAAACACCAGTTATTTTTTATAATCAATCATGTAATGGATATTTAGATTATATGAATTTTACTAAGGAGGTATTGAATTATGAGTAG